Genomic DNA from Telopea speciosissima isolate NSW1024214 ecotype Mountain lineage chromosome 2, Tspe_v1, whole genome shotgun sequence:
GGTtgataacatatatatatatatgtatatggctcatgttctctgtgtcgcaatgtaggttgcgcccagacacatgggcctatcACTTAGCGGGACAGGATGGTCATTGTGTCTACCACCCCCATGTGTTGGAGCACATCCTGCACcccggcacaaagaacattctcccatatttATATATGTGTTAGTATTTTCAAGTTAGGACAAACTAACCATTGCTCGTCAAAGGCCTTATCACCTAGGGATCTCCTACATCATTAATTGAAACTTTTCATTGCttgaaaagattaaaagatcTCTCCAtagaaaaaaagatgaaaagatCTCACTAAACATTAATTGCTTTTAAAGTTTTAGTTGACGTTAGGTCCTACATAATTGCGGGCACGTAGAGGGTTTTTAATGGTGGGACAGATGGGAGGAGAGCACACCTTcctaacaattattaacaagaAACTCTCTAaaaccatggtttaaagtatcggtggACATGGGTCTTCTGTAGCGTAACACAATGTGTAGCACACCATCAGACGGCCCATAGTGCTTGGGTATGCAGTCCAACACACTGGTGGAGTGTTGGACAACCAGTGTGTTGGACTACATGCCCAAGCACAGTAAGCTGTGGGATATGCTCTACACTCTGTTACGTTACAGAGGAGCCCAACGTAGTATCGATTCGTATCTTAACAATAGATacatataggtatcgattggtaccgatacgatacatatcaatgtctctttttttttaaaaaaaatggactgTCTTGGATTGTATCGAAATATATCGGCCGATACGAGTTGATacaatatgtatcgatatgcccagtaaagggttctgtgggtggtttaatacgtatcgatcgatATGGTTCGATACGTAccaatacataccgataccattGATACATTTCATAAAAAAGttattttcactcacagactcgatacaactcTTATTGTAacagaaaaaatgaaggaaaactttcaacCAAAAGACTAAAATCTTAtttttaatcttggtttttcatacTTTTGGACTAAAAAAGGAATCAAGGAAtactacaacatcatcctttgcatcatctaATACTCTACATCgcaaacctcatcttttataacaatttcactTTAATGCATTTGTTTGGTTATATAcattattttccattttagtgtttatgcatgacatttgttatatattgtttttttttccaaaagtatatttctatgtgtatcttgaccatgtCGTTGTGTAATTACTGCATTCGATATGTATCTCCAATACGATACACTATATCTCTTAAAAGCACTCGACCAATACAATActcgataccaatactttaaactttGTCTAAAACAACCAAGATAAGGGAGAATTGTTGGCAAAAACAAGAGCGTAAGGAGAAAGGATCAATGACTAATGACGAAGAAGGCAAATAATTAAAGCTACCTCCCCTTCCACCAATTTTGTCCAATTCATAATCCTAACACTGTTTCATTGAGTGAAACCGTGTAACCACCACCCAAGCTGGCCCTCTTATTAGAGCTTCAATGAGTGTCCAACCCGCGTTCTCTTATCCTTCCTTTCAATACTTTCCCCTTTAAAATCAACAAAAACCAAGTTGCCTCCTTCCACCCAAAACCCACACTCcacttccatctctctctctcatattcatATATGGATGCTGTTCATGAGAAATCAAGCTTGGTAGACAACACTACAGATAAAGTAAGAGAAGAACGtgcaaaggaaaaagaaaaagattacgAAGAGGGTTTTGGCAATGATGGGAGTGCGTGTTTGCAATTATTCTTGTGCTTGAGATGGCAAAGATGTAATAAGGGTAAACGGGTGTCTCTATTGCAGGAGCAAGGAGAGAACAGGGATGAGAGACTGCAATGGatgagaagattgaagaaggagacGAAGGAGATAACGGAATTGTTGTTTGTTCTTAACAAGAGGAAAAACGTCATTCGCAAGCTCATCAGATCGTACGCCAACAACAACATGAGAAGGAAGCCCCAGTTCCAATACGATCTTCAAAGCTACGCTCTCAATTTCGATGAAGGGCAAGGGAAGGATCACGAGT
This window encodes:
- the LOC122650984 gene encoding uncharacterized protein LOC122650984, which encodes MDAVHEKSSLVDNTTDKVREERAKEKEKDYEEGFGNDGSACLQLFLCLRWQRCNKGKRVSLLQEQGENRDERLQWMRRLKKETKEITELLFVLNKRKNVIRKLIRSYANNNMRRKPQFQYDLQSYALNFDEGQGKDHEYCAPIHFSSRFAASLKRSSTS